From a region of the Pseudomonadaceae bacterium SI-3 genome:
- a CDS encoding enoyl-CoA hydratase (Catalyzes the reversible hydration of unsaturated fatty acyl-CoA to beta-hydroxyacyl-CoA), translated as MSNAVEPYKSGFFDLTHKLTVEKHGHTALITINHPPANTWDRESLIGLKQVVEHLNHDDEVYALVITGQGEKFFSAGADLKLFADGDRTRAREMAKRFGEAFEALRSFRGVSIAAINGFALGGGLECALACDIRIVEQQAQLGLPEASVGLLPCAGGTQALAWLVGEGWAKRIILCGERVTADTAQRIGLVEQVVESGEARGHALLLASRVARQSPVAVRAIKPLIDSMHSRGPAHFAAAEREAFVDLFDADDTLEGVNAFLEKRDPRWRNR; from the coding sequence ATGAGCAATGCAGTCGAACCCTACAAGTCTGGATTTTTTGACCTGACCCACAAGCTAACCGTGGAAAAGCACGGGCATACCGCGCTGATCACTATCAACCATCCACCCGCCAATACCTGGGACCGTGAGTCGTTGATCGGCCTCAAACAAGTCGTCGAGCATCTGAACCATGACGACGAGGTCTATGCACTGGTGATCACCGGCCAGGGCGAAAAGTTCTTCAGCGCTGGCGCCGACCTCAAGCTCTTTGCCGATGGCGACCGCACCCGCGCACGGGAGATGGCGAAGCGTTTCGGCGAAGCCTTCGAGGCCCTTCGGAGCTTTCGTGGGGTATCCATAGCTGCCATCAACGGCTTCGCGCTGGGCGGGGGGCTGGAATGTGCATTGGCATGTGACATCCGCATCGTTGAACAACAGGCCCAACTGGGGCTACCGGAAGCATCGGTTGGCCTGCTGCCCTGCGCGGGTGGTACGCAGGCACTCGCATGGCTAGTGGGTGAAGGCTGGGCTAAGCGGATAATTCTCTGCGGTGAACGCGTTACGGCGGATACGGCTCAGCGGATCGGCCTGGTAGAGCAGGTAGTGGAATCCGGAGAGGCGCGTGGGCACGCACTTCTGCTCGCCTCTCGCGTGGCGCGTCAGAGCCCGGTTGCCGTTCGCGCCATTAAACCGCTGATTGACTCGATGCACAGTCGCGGCCCAGCACACTTCGCAGCCGCAGAACGTGAAGCCTTTGTCGATTTGTTCGATGCCGACGACACGCTCGAAGGGGTCAATGCCTTTCTGGAAAAACGTGATCCTCGCTGGAGAAACCGTTGA
- a CDS encoding branched-chain amino acid ABC transporter substrate-binding protein, whose protein sequence is MKRTTLLALGLGFCLAVEAADPITLGLNYPRTGSYKEEGLSQMRGALLAVDEINARGGVLGRPLQLSSRNSASRPEKAVANVDKLADEGAVMLFGGASSAVAIAAGKRAKERGLLYFGTLTYSNDTTGKDAHRYMFRECNNAWMSAQVLGQYLNKHLPNKRYFYITSDYTWGHTSESSLRQATGTQNSNQHPGIKTAFPGARLSDYREALTQVANSDAEVLMLVLFGEDLVRAMRIADELGLNKRMQVAVPNLTLSMVETAGPDIMRGVLGTEPWTWRVPELEGSVAGKQFVQNYDERYQTHPSSSAASAYSIVYQWADAATRARSLDSERIIAALEGHRYSLLKGEQEWRSFDHQNVQTVYAVKVKPREEVLKDRFKQDYFEIVHRLTGEQAAPSLAEWQAERRAGGQALALQ, encoded by the coding sequence ATGAAACGGACTACGCTCCTTGCCCTCGGGCTGGGGTTCTGTCTGGCAGTTGAAGCTGCCGATCCGATCACCCTCGGCCTCAATTACCCTCGCACCGGTAGCTATAAAGAAGAAGGACTATCGCAGATGCGTGGGGCGTTGCTGGCAGTCGATGAAATTAACGCCAGAGGCGGCGTTCTAGGCAGACCGCTCCAGCTATCCAGCCGTAACTCTGCATCCAGACCCGAGAAAGCCGTCGCGAACGTAGACAAACTGGCCGACGAGGGTGCGGTCATGCTGTTCGGTGGCGCGTCCAGCGCCGTAGCCATCGCCGCAGGCAAGCGTGCCAAAGAAAGGGGCTTACTCTATTTCGGCACCCTGACCTATTCAAACGACACAACAGGCAAAGACGCCCACCGCTACATGTTCCGCGAATGCAACAACGCCTGGATGAGCGCGCAGGTGCTGGGCCAATACCTGAACAAGCATCTGCCGAACAAACGCTACTTCTACATCACCTCGGATTACACCTGGGGCCACACCAGCGAAAGCTCGCTACGCCAGGCCACAGGCACCCAGAACAGTAATCAGCACCCGGGCATCAAGACGGCGTTTCCCGGTGCCCGCCTCTCCGACTATCGTGAAGCCCTGACCCAGGTCGCCAATAGCGACGCCGAAGTCTTAATGCTAGTGCTGTTCGGTGAAGACCTGGTCCGTGCGATGCGGATCGCCGACGAGCTCGGCCTGAACAAGAGAATGCAGGTCGCGGTCCCTAACCTGACGCTAAGCATGGTTGAAACAGCAGGTCCTGACATCATGCGTGGCGTATTGGGTACGGAACCCTGGACTTGGCGCGTACCAGAACTGGAAGGCTCAGTCGCGGGCAAACAGTTTGTGCAGAACTACGACGAGCGATACCAGACCCACCCGTCGAGTTCGGCTGCCTCCGCCTACAGCATTGTGTATCAGTGGGCCGACGCGGCGACGCGTGCCCGCAGCCTCGACAGCGAGCGGATCATCGCTGCGCTCGAGGGTCATCGCTACAGCTTGCTCAAGGGCGAACAAGAGTGGCGCTCCTTCGATCACCAGAACGTGCAGACGGTATACGCGGTGAAGGTAAAGCCTCGCGAAGAGGTGCTCAAGGACCGCTTCAAGCAAGACTACTTCGAGATCGTTCACCGCCTCACCGGGGAGCAGGCTGCCCCGTCGCTTGCCGAATGGCAGGCTGAGCGCCGGGCTGGCGGGCAGGCTCTGGCCCTCCAGTAA
- a CDS encoding uracil-DNA glycosylase, translated as MNQDDRVKLEDSWKAALKEEFEQPYMKQLGEFLRREKAAGKVIYPPGPLIFNALNSTPLEQVRVVILGQDPYHGAGQAHGLCFSVQPGVAPPPSLQNIFKELKRDLNLDVPSHGYLQYWADQGVLMLNTSLTVEQGMAGSHAKMGWQRLTDRIIEVISEKRSDVVFLLWGAHAQSKAKLIDPTRHLLLKSVHPSPLSAHRGFIGNGHFSRTNQFLKQRGLEPIDWKLPEVV; from the coding sequence ATGAATCAAGATGACCGCGTCAAACTTGAAGACAGCTGGAAAGCAGCGCTGAAGGAAGAATTCGAGCAGCCGTATATGAAACAGCTGGGCGAGTTTCTGCGTCGCGAGAAGGCGGCCGGGAAAGTCATCTATCCGCCGGGGCCTCTGATATTCAACGCCTTGAATTCGACTCCGTTGGAGCAGGTTCGCGTCGTGATTCTCGGGCAGGATCCCTATCACGGGGCCGGTCAGGCGCACGGGCTGTGTTTTTCGGTGCAGCCAGGTGTGGCGCCGCCGCCCTCATTGCAAAACATCTTCAAAGAGCTCAAGCGCGACCTGAATCTGGACGTACCCAGCCACGGCTATCTTCAGTACTGGGCGGATCAAGGCGTTCTGATGCTCAATACTTCTCTGACTGTGGAGCAGGGGATGGCCGGATCGCACGCCAAGATGGGCTGGCAGCGTCTGACTGATCGGATCATCGAGGTGATAAGCGAAAAGCGCTCGGACGTGGTGTTTCTATTGTGGGGTGCCCATGCCCAAAGCAAAGCGAAGCTAATTGATCCGACCCGGCACCTGTTACTGAAGTCCGTTCATCCCTCGCCACTTTCAGCGCACCGGGGATTCATCGGTAACGGTCACTTCAGTCGCACCAATCAATTTCTCAAACAGCGGGGCCTTGAGCCTATCGACTGGAAATTGCCGGAGGTAGTCTGA
- a CDS encoding DUF305 domain-containing protein, whose amino-acid sequence MNRTTNFFFSGTAALLFSVAANFAHAAEGENFVDEASAKGIAEIEAAKLAMSESKSQDIKTFAQKMIDDHTKANQKLAELARQHDDLEMSDDATLMDQAKAMILELREGENFDEAYANNQVVAHEQTIELFREYAKNGENAELKKYAESTLKTLEQHLNKAQELASKHGEQQ is encoded by the coding sequence ATGAACCGCACGACCAACTTTTTCTTTTCCGGGACCGCAGCATTGCTGTTCAGTGTTGCTGCGAACTTCGCACACGCCGCAGAAGGTGAAAATTTCGTAGACGAAGCATCGGCAAAAGGCATCGCCGAAATCGAAGCCGCCAAATTGGCCATGAGCGAAAGCAAGTCCCAAGACATCAAAACGTTTGCCCAGAAAATGATCGACGACCACACCAAGGCAAACCAGAAACTCGCTGAGCTAGCTCGCCAGCATGATGATCTCGAAATGTCCGACGACGCCACGCTGATGGACCAGGCAAAGGCGATGATTCTCGAACTGCGTGAAGGCGAGAATTTTGATGAGGCCTATGCGAACAATCAGGTCGTAGCCCACGAGCAAACCATCGAGCTATTTCGTGAGTACGCCAAAAATGGTGAGAACGCTGAGCTCAAGAAGTACGCTGAGTCGACGCTCAAGACCCTAGAGCAGCATCTAAACAAGGCTCAAGAGCTGGCTTCGAAGCACGGCGAACAGCAATAA
- a CDS encoding histidine kinase has translation MSTLADKVQQALTQAIENDELVLPTLPEVALRVREAAEDPDVSIPTLAKVIGNDTALTARIIKVVNSPLLRTNREINDLQMAISRLGINYTSNLATGLAMEQMFQATTDVVDRKMREVWNKSTEIAAISHVLCRNYTRLPADQATLAGLVHQIGVLPILTYAEEHSALLSDSISLNHVIDRIHPIIGEKILRAWEFPDPIATVPGQYLEFSRASVKVDYVDIVQVATLQSYIGTSHPYTQLDWNQIPAFAQLGLDPSTLLQEDEDLSAAMDAAMSMLQ, from the coding sequence ATGAGCACTCTTGCCGACAAGGTCCAGCAAGCGCTTACACAGGCAATCGAAAATGACGAACTGGTCCTGCCGACGCTTCCGGAAGTCGCGCTGCGGGTGCGAGAAGCCGCAGAGGATCCGGACGTAAGTATTCCCACGCTGGCCAAGGTGATCGGCAATGATACCGCCCTGACTGCTCGCATCATCAAAGTGGTAAACAGCCCGCTGCTGCGTACCAACAGGGAAATTAACGACCTGCAGATGGCGATCAGCCGCCTGGGCATCAACTATACGTCAAACCTGGCGACCGGCCTGGCCATGGAACAGATGTTCCAAGCGACTACCGACGTGGTGGATCGCAAGATGCGTGAGGTCTGGAACAAGAGCACCGAGATTGCCGCTATCAGTCATGTGCTTTGCCGCAACTACACCCGCCTGCCGGCCGACCAAGCGACGCTCGCGGGCCTGGTTCATCAGATCGGAGTCCTGCCGATTCTGACCTACGCGGAAGAGCACAGCGCGCTGCTCAGCGATTCGATCAGCCTCAACCACGTCATTGATCGCATCCATCCGATTATCGGGGAAAAGATCCTTCGTGCCTGGGAGTTTCCCGATCCAATAGCCACGGTCCCCGGCCAGTACCTGGAGTTTTCCCGAGCCTCAGTGAAGGTGGACTATGTAGATATCGTCCAGGTGGCGACATTGCAGAGCTATATCGGCACCTCGCACCCCTATACCCAACTCGACTGGAATCAGATCCCCGCATTCGCCCAGCTCGGCCTCGACCCGAGCACATTGTTACAGGAAGACGAAGATCTCTCTGCCGCGATGGACGCCGCGATGAGCATGCTCCAGTAA
- a CDS encoding folate-binding protein YgfZ translates to MTDTAFFCVLSHEGVLAVRGADASKFLQGQLTCNLNYLNEQHSSLGARCNPKGRMQSSFRILPEGDGYLLAMDRELVQPQLAELTKFAAFSKSKLHDESAEWVRFGLSEGDGALVSLGLDLPQTADAVAAAHGLIAVRLSDGRAELWTRSTDAETTQLRLAAQLPEASTDRWLLAQIRAGIGQVVAATRELFIPQMINLQALGGVSFKKGCYTGQEIVARMQYLGKLKRRLHRLAVQNIDAPVPAAGLEIYSPVHGSSVGEVVIAANAEGALELLAVLQEDAATDGRLFLGSPDGLPLTLLQLPYTLDADREIQR, encoded by the coding sequence ATGACTGACACTGCTTTCTTTTGCGTTTTGTCGCACGAAGGCGTCCTGGCCGTACGCGGCGCGGATGCGAGCAAGTTTCTGCAGGGACAACTGACCTGCAACCTCAATTACCTCAATGAACAGCATTCGAGTCTCGGTGCGCGCTGCAACCCCAAAGGTCGAATGCAGTCCAGCTTCCGCATCCTCCCAGAGGGAGACGGCTACCTGCTGGCGATGGATCGCGAATTGGTCCAGCCACAACTCGCCGAGCTGACCAAGTTCGCCGCGTTCTCGAAATCCAAACTGCATGATGAGAGCGCAGAATGGGTTCGATTCGGACTCAGCGAAGGTGACGGTGCTCTTGTCAGCCTTGGCCTAGATCTTCCCCAGACGGCCGACGCCGTGGCCGCCGCGCACGGATTGATCGCCGTGCGCCTCAGCGATGGCCGCGCCGAGCTCTGGACCCGTTCAACGGACGCCGAGACCACCCAGCTTCGGCTGGCGGCCCAGCTACCCGAGGCGTCGACTGATCGCTGGCTGCTGGCACAGATTCGCGCCGGTATCGGCCAGGTGGTAGCCGCGACCCGTGAGCTGTTTATCCCACAGATGATCAACCTGCAGGCGCTGGGCGGCGTCAGCTTCAAGAAGGGCTGTTACACCGGCCAGGAAATTGTCGCGCGGATGCAGTATCTGGGTAAATTGAAGCGCCGCCTGCATCGCCTTGCGGTTCAGAACATTGATGCACCGGTGCCGGCCGCCGGGCTTGAAATCTACTCCCCAGTGCATGGCTCAAGCGTTGGCGAAGTCGTCATAGCAGCAAACGCCGAGGGCGCGCTAGAACTGTTGGCCGTGCTGCAGGAAGATGCGGCGACTGATGGTCGACTTTTTCTAGGGTCCCCTGACGGCCTCCCGCTGACCCTGCTGCAGTTGCCCTACACGCTAGACGCGGACCGTGAGATCCAGCGCTAA